In Amblyraja radiata isolate CabotCenter1 chromosome 15, sAmbRad1.1.pri, whole genome shotgun sequence, the genomic window CTACACATCACAACGCAAGAAGCCGCCATTAGCGGTAACGTGGTTGCTGCCAGGTACTTCACTTGATGCTCTGTTGTCCGTGGAAGGTCATGAAGAACAGGGGCAGGCTCTCGAACTTGTCCGCCCACTGGTCGTAGCTGTCCAGCTGGTCATCCAGCCGCTGCATGGCAAACTGAGTCAGCATGATCTTGGCCAGCCTCACGTTGCTGATCTCAAAGCTGCCCCACAGGGTGTTCACCCCCTGCATACACAGGTCCAGCGTGCACTCGCTGATGAAGGTCGTCTTCCCGCTGCCCGTCGGACCTGCGGGCAGGAGCAAAGCAGCAGGTTAGGATGTAGGCCCGATTGCCATGGTTACCCTAGGCCTTCCCTGGTGCAAGCAGAGAGCCCCCCTGGTGGAGTTGATTGGAGTCTTGGTAAATAGGTAAAAGCGCCCAAATGGGCCGCACTCccaccttttttagtttagttttgtttagaaatacatcgtggaaacgggcccttcagcccacagaatccacacccggcacagcggtagagttgctgccacacatagaaacatagataataggtgaaggagtaggccatttggcccttcgagcctgcaccgccattcaatatgatcatggctgatcatccaactcagtatcctgtacctgtaccacttcctacacaccaggggcaactgAGAGACCAATTAACTTGACAtcctattgtgtttaagaaggaactgcagatgctggaaaatctgaggtacacaaaaaagctggagaaactcagcgggtgcagcagcatctatggacgaaggaaataggcaacgtttcgggccaaaacccttcttcagaacttaacatcctatatgtctttggaatgtgggaggtcacACAGGATAAacaccacgcagacagcacccaaggtcaggattgaacttttgGATCAATCCCCTCAGCACTGTGTGtaataaagaactacagatgctggtttaaatcgaaggtagacacaaaatgctggagtaacccagcaagacaggcagcatctctggagagaaggaatcggtgacattttgggtcgagacccttcagaagaagaacaacgtcacccattccttttctccagtgatgctgcctgtccccttcAGCACTGTTTTTTTTTGCTTGGGATCCCAGTATCTACAACTTCTGGTATGGCCAATTTCAACACCGCaacatatagaaacaaggaactgcgaatGCTTGTTTACCAAGGAATGACAAAGTACTggtgtaacgcagcaggtcaggtagtttccctggagtacatggacagatgacttttcgggtcaggactcatcttaagaggaatagatcaggtaaaagcGTAGAGTCTTTTGTCCAGAACAGGGAGCCAGAAGACATAGGTCTAACGTAAAGGTGGCAAGATTTACTGGGAACCTGTGGGGCAactttatttacacaaagggtggaaggTATATGGAAGaggctgccggaggaggaagttgatgcaggtactatcacaacacttGTGTAACATTTagacacatacatggataggacaggtttagagggatatgggccaaacgtaggcaggtgggacttgtgtagatggggcagagtgagcaagttgggccgaaggacctattttcacgctgtatgactttaagACACgttacgtcgcctatccatgttctccagggatgctgcctgacccattgagttactccagtctcttTTCTTCAGTACAGTAAGCTCCTGCGAATAAATGAGGGCCACCCCGGGTGATCTGAGGCCAGGGGGAATGTAGTACCTGTGAACACGGTCAGCTCGCCCTTGCGGTGTCCTTTGAGTAGCTTGTTGAGATCGGGGAACCGGCGCCACTTGATGCCGGAGACTTGCTCGGCGTTGGCGAGTTCCCCGAACACGTCGTCCCGGAGCTGCCGGAAGGAGATGATGGACTTGTGTCCGGCAGGGACCGCGGCCTTCACGATCTTGCCCAGGTTGAGCCCGCCGGCCAGGGCTTCGAGGGGGCAGGGCTGCCCCTCGCCCGGGCGCACCAGGTGGCAGCGCTTGACATTGAGCTTTCGGGCGAAGAGCTTGGAGGCCTCCCAGGACAGCAAGTCGCTACCCAGCCACAGGACCACCTTGCGGAACTGCTCCAGGTAGGGCAGAAGGGCAGGGGGCAGGCAGCTCACTCCGCGAGGCAAGGAGACGCAGGGCAGGCCGGTGGCGCTGACAACCGCTAGGCAGTCGGTCTCATTGCTGGTCAGGACCAGCATGGTGTCCTTCCGCGTCAACAGATGCAACCCGAAGAGGTCGTAGTAATTCCCAGCCTTCGGCAAGATGGCCGCCACGTAGTCGACCCGGTGGCCATCTTGTTCTGCCGAGATCAGCTTCAACCCTCTCAGGCTTGAGTCCCTCCAGCTAAACCACGGGAACACCAAACTCCTGGCCGGCTTGAAGTACTTGACGCAGAGGTTCTTCAGCGTCTGGTTGTTGACCTTTGAGATGCCGAACGCGGCCTTGACCAGCTGGGTCTCCTCGTCCTCCATAGTGGCGAAGGCGGAGGATTGGCTCCAGATCTGCTGCACCTCCCTCAGGTCCATCTCCTGCTTGCGGAGCTCCCAGTTGCTCTCAGGCACCTTTAGCAGGACGTCGGGGCCCAGGTTCTGCCGCCCTTCCTTCTGCATCACCTCCAGGCAATCCTGGAAGTCCTCCCAGCTGCCTTCCAGCAGGGTGTCTTTGCAGAGGAATTGGCCGGTGGTCTTGTCAACGAAGAGGGTGAAGGTGTCCTTCTCAGCCTTGACCGAGTCCAAGGCCTTGCCGGCGAAGAGGCTGGGGACGTGGAGGCAGCTGTAGCCGTCGTGGAAGGGGACGCCCTTGGCTCGGAGGTACTGGCGGATTTGCGTTACGGTGACCGGCAAGGAAGCGGAGTCGGAGTCCGGGTCAGGCTCAGATCCCTTGGGCTCAGCCCTGGTG contains:
- the twnk gene encoding twinkle protein, mitochondrial, which gives rise to MLCLCGRARGVVPRLPGGISLWLRPGAAAEFTVHRGRAQSVAPLGTASSLRFRTTRAEPKGSEPDPDSDSASLPVTVTQIRQYLRAKGVPFHDGYSCLHVPSLFAGKALDSVKAEKDTFTLFVDKTTGQFLCKDTLLEGSWEDFQDCLEVMQKEGRQNLGPDVLLKVPESNWELRKQEMDLREVQQIWSQSSAFATMEDEETQLVKAAFGISKVNNQTLKNLCVKYFKPARSLVFPWFSWRDSSLRGLKLISAEQDGHRVDYVAAILPKAGNYYDLFGLHLLTRKDTMLVLTSNETDCLAVVSATGLPCVSLPRGVSCLPPALLPYLEQFRKVVLWLGSDLLSWEASKLFARKLNVKRCHLVRPGEGQPCPLEALAGGLNLGKIVKAAVPAGHKSIISFRQLRDDVFGELANAEQVSGIKWRRFPDLNKLLKGHRKGELTVFTGPTGSGKTTFISECTLDLCMQGVNTLWGSFEISNVRLAKIMLTQFAMQRLDDQLDSYDQWADKFESLPLFFMTFHGQQSIKSVIDTMQHAVYMYDITHVVIDNLQFMMGHEYFSIDKFSAQDYSIGMFRKFATDNGCHVTLVIHPRKQEDDKDLQTASIFGTAKASQEADNVLILQDRKLVSGQGKRSLQVAKNRFDGDLGIFPLEFKKASLTFSAVKSRAKLKKVEEEAEGGDVAIVMKPGRSAKLKEKK